The following are encoded together in the Triticum dicoccoides isolate Atlit2015 ecotype Zavitan chromosome 6B, WEW_v2.0, whole genome shotgun sequence genome:
- the LOC119324611 gene encoding histone H2A.1-like gives MAGRKGGDRKKAVTRSVKAGLQFPVGRIGRYLKKGRYAQRVGSGAPVYLAAVLEYLAAEVLELAGNAAKDNKKTRIIPRHLLLAVRNDQELGRLLAGVTIAHGGVIPNIKSVLLPKKSPAAAEKESTKSPKKKAATKSPKKKAATKSPKKKAAATKE, from the exons ATGGCCGGAAGGAAGGGCGGAGACAGGAAGAAGGCGGTGACCCGCTCCGTGAAGGCCGGGCTCCAGTTCCCCGTCGGCCGCATCGGGCGCTACCTCAAGAAGGGCCGCTACGCGCAGCGCGTCGGCTCCGGCGCCCCCGTTTACCTCGCCGCCGTCCTCGAGTACCTCGCCGCCGAG GTCCTGGAGCTGGCCGGCAACGCGGCCAAGGACAACAAGAAGACGCGCATCATCCCGCGCCACCTGCTGCTGGCCGTCCGCAACGATCAGGAGCTCGGCAGGCTGCTCGCCGGCGTCACCATCGCCCACGGAGGCGTCATCCCCAACATCAAGTCcgtgctgctccccaagaagtcccccgccgccgccgagaaGGAGTCCACCAAGTCGCCCAAGAAGAAGGCCGCCACCAAGTCCCCCAAGAAGAAGGCCGCCACCAAGTCCCCCAAGAAGAAGGCCGCAGCCACCAAGGAGTAG